The following proteins come from a genomic window of Vibrio vulnificus NBRC 15645 = ATCC 27562:
- a CDS encoding LysR family transcriptional regulator has translation MLNPVWLTTFKTLIEVGHFTKTAEKLFMTQPGVSQHIRKLEESCGAALIERDKKSFEITEAGLRVYQYAKQLESEQAELLQSLQFDNPHAGVFRVACSGALGLKLYPQLLDLQCKYPELIPQLEVAPNHKIIQEVLNGDVDLGIVTHLPQPALFEVEKMGTDELCLFYPAQYQGKTLDDIIALGLIEHPDAHHYLELYLTLCGETDQSQMDTRHIPARGYVNQLSQILLPVAQGLGFTVLPHSAMSQFSLTEHLAIYPSAQRVEESLYLISKKARTLPARFEVIAHAMRQAL, from the coding sequence ATGTTAAATCCAGTTTGGTTGACGACCTTTAAAACCTTGATTGAGGTCGGCCACTTTACCAAAACCGCTGAAAAGCTTTTTATGACTCAGCCGGGCGTCAGCCAACACATTCGCAAGTTAGAAGAGAGCTGTGGCGCTGCGCTCATTGAGCGTGATAAGAAGAGTTTTGAAATCACCGAAGCGGGGCTGCGCGTCTATCAATACGCAAAGCAGTTAGAAAGTGAGCAAGCAGAACTGCTGCAAAGTTTGCAGTTTGACAACCCACATGCGGGTGTCTTCCGGGTGGCGTGTTCTGGGGCGCTGGGGTTAAAACTCTATCCGCAATTGCTCGATTTACAATGTAAATACCCAGAACTGATTCCGCAGTTGGAAGTGGCGCCTAATCATAAAATCATTCAAGAAGTTCTCAATGGCGATGTCGATTTAGGCATTGTTACTCACCTTCCTCAACCTGCCTTGTTTGAGGTTGAAAAAATGGGCACCGATGAACTGTGTCTGTTTTATCCAGCTCAATATCAAGGGAAAACATTGGACGACATAATCGCGTTAGGGCTCATTGAACACCCGGATGCCCACCATTATTTAGAGCTTTATTTGACCTTGTGTGGTGAAACGGATCAAAGCCAAATGGACACGCGACACATTCCAGCAAGGGGCTATGTGAATCAACTTAGCCAAATTTTATTGCCCGTCGCTCAAGGTCTTGGCTTCACGGTATTGCCTCACTCGGCAATGAGCCAATTTTCATTGACGGAGCATTTGGCCATCTACCCAAGCGCTCAGCGAGTGGAGGAATCACTTTACTTAATCAGCAAAAAAGCGCGCACTCTGCCAGCACGCTTTGAGGTGATTGCCCATGCGATGAGACAGGCACTATAG
- a CDS encoding M16 family metallopeptidase encodes MRNMLFFPALLLSGCALTPNSPPLQQDANWSVGQLPNGMKYHIYPTDDQEISLRFTVNIGSFQENEQQKGYAHFVEHMAFNGSQHFSGNEVIKLFAQAGGSFGADINAFTAYQQTTYKLELNDSAHLQDALTWMRDVSDGIEFAPQEVEKEKGVILGEWRRSRPEDTSFSFNAYYASIDGTVYEKHDPIGDQESIENATAESLKSFYQTWYQPQYSELIITGNVRVEEIATIIDEKFASWQATANNTVEKRRDIPVKTEPRVLFSSVMESPSVHFAIDRGFVGMRTQAQQQQMWHDDVSAQLIQQRLYSVLNDAAEPFQYAYANAFANNYSRLIAGGVSFAPGQRHDMHRLFVETLASLRDYGVSQQELDSVMSGYRSELTNLESDWQQRKPFHFADSRMIDLDQNNVTQSKQDYQANLTQFIELNSLETANKQLQGVLDQPVPFIMGLGPGDRMATWATTPMKIAEAYQRPGVKPLTLAAKDEGFLQPQQAGQIVDVQDHEGGFKVYSLSNGVEVWFQQDSKAGDRAYINFASLGGKAAIDPSLYPAYELATHTAVRSGLGDFSGTELDSYLRKNDLMLNPILGTTYHGVEMIGAKEKLAITLNALYNLATEINIDPRQLQAVKKEFEQNRSAYLKSGVGQLVLKGNQSSYPDHTRHRLVTADEVIPVTVEQIDAIHQTLFGQNRGFKMVLIADLTPEQVAPLLRQYVASIEMQPAPALDYAVVYKDNLPAYSVVKEGSEKSTLHLVRVLNPHVAAKVGKDMFIEDMLQRISLARVLTQLREEASLDYSPAVYPMMQDQETVSDWFFESQIAPKDAKLMDQQIEQVIAELAKNITQEEVDTAAKQLSVDLRSLDSDPRFRNGFYTRYLINHYGIDALLNYKQTAQSVTLEEVQQRAKNTFGEGTKRMTLLLEPK; translated from the coding sequence ATGCGAAATATGTTGTTCTTCCCAGCATTACTACTGTCAGGTTGTGCTTTAACCCCCAACTCCCCACCATTGCAACAAGACGCCAACTGGAGCGTTGGTCAGTTGCCCAATGGCATGAAATACCACATTTACCCGACGGATGATCAGGAAATCTCGCTGCGTTTTACGGTCAACATTGGGTCATTCCAAGAGAACGAGCAGCAAAAAGGGTATGCCCATTTTGTGGAGCATATGGCGTTCAATGGTAGCCAACACTTTTCGGGTAACGAGGTGATCAAGCTGTTCGCTCAAGCGGGTGGCAGTTTTGGCGCTGACATCAATGCGTTTACCGCGTATCAGCAAACCACCTACAAACTTGAGCTTAATGACAGTGCTCATTTGCAAGACGCTCTCACTTGGATGCGCGATGTCAGTGACGGCATCGAGTTTGCACCACAAGAGGTGGAGAAAGAGAAAGGCGTGATTTTAGGCGAGTGGCGACGCTCACGACCTGAAGATACATCCTTTTCGTTTAATGCTTACTACGCTTCCATTGATGGCACTGTTTATGAGAAGCATGATCCGATTGGCGATCAAGAATCCATTGAAAATGCCACGGCAGAATCCTTGAAGTCCTTCTACCAAACTTGGTATCAACCGCAATACTCTGAGTTGATCATCACCGGTAATGTTCGCGTTGAAGAGATCGCCACCATCATTGATGAAAAGTTTGCCAGTTGGCAGGCAACGGCCAACAACACCGTTGAGAAACGCCGTGACATTCCAGTAAAAACAGAGCCGAGAGTGCTGTTTAGCAGCGTGATGGAATCGCCAAGTGTCCATTTCGCTATCGACCGTGGGTTTGTTGGCATGCGTACACAAGCGCAACAACAACAGATGTGGCATGACGATGTCAGTGCTCAGTTGATTCAACAGCGTCTCTATTCGGTGCTCAATGATGCTGCGGAGCCGTTTCAGTACGCCTACGCCAATGCGTTTGCCAACAACTACAGCCGCCTGATCGCAGGTGGGGTGTCGTTTGCGCCGGGCCAACGGCACGACATGCACCGTTTGTTTGTTGAGACATTGGCGTCGCTGCGCGACTATGGTGTTAGCCAGCAAGAGCTCGACAGCGTGATGTCTGGTTATCGTAGCGAGTTGACGAATTTGGAAAGCGATTGGCAGCAACGTAAGCCCTTTCATTTCGCTGATAGCCGGATGATCGATTTGGACCAAAACAACGTCACTCAATCGAAGCAAGATTATCAAGCCAATCTTACCCAATTTATTGAGCTGAATTCCCTTGAAACGGCCAACAAGCAGTTGCAAGGCGTACTTGATCAACCCGTGCCATTCATAATGGGACTCGGGCCTGGTGATCGCATGGCAACGTGGGCAACCACACCAATGAAAATCGCCGAAGCGTATCAACGCCCTGGAGTGAAGCCATTAACCCTTGCTGCGAAAGATGAAGGTTTTCTTCAGCCGCAGCAGGCTGGGCAAATTGTCGATGTTCAAGACCATGAAGGTGGTTTTAAAGTCTATTCGCTTTCCAATGGTGTCGAAGTCTGGTTCCAGCAAGACAGCAAAGCGGGTGATCGCGCTTACATCAACTTTGCCAGCCTCGGTGGCAAAGCTGCGATTGATCCGAGTTTGTATCCCGCCTATGAATTAGCAACCCATACCGCCGTTCGCAGTGGCTTGGGGGATTTTTCCGGCACGGAACTGGACAGCTACTTGCGCAAAAATGATTTGATGCTCAATCCTATTTTGGGCACCACCTATCATGGAGTGGAAATGATAGGTGCCAAAGAAAAATTGGCCATCACCTTGAATGCGCTCTACAACCTTGCTACAGAAATCAATATCGATCCTCGCCAACTTCAGGCAGTAAAGAAAGAGTTTGAGCAAAACCGTTCAGCTTATTTGAAATCCGGTGTTGGTCAGTTGGTCTTGAAGGGCAATCAGTCTTCTTATCCAGATCATACTCGACATCGCCTCGTGACGGCAGACGAAGTGATCCCCGTGACCGTGGAGCAAATCGACGCGATTCATCAGACGCTGTTTGGTCAAAATCGTGGTTTCAAAATGGTGCTGATTGCCGATCTTACGCCAGAGCAAGTGGCGCCATTGCTGAGACAATATGTAGCGTCTATCGAGATGCAACCCGCGCCAGCGTTGGATTATGCCGTTGTGTATAAAGACAACTTACCGGCTTACAGCGTGGTGAAAGAGGGCAGTGAGAAGTCAACCTTGCATTTAGTACGCGTGTTGAATCCTCACGTTGCAGCAAAAGTGGGCAAAGATATGTTTATCGAAGACATGCTGCAAAGAATCAGTTTGGCGCGAGTGCTCACGCAACTGCGTGAAGAAGCGAGTTTGGATTACAGCCCAGCGGTGTATCCGATGATGCAAGACCAAGAAACGGTGTCAGATTGGTTCTTTGAGTCGCAGATAGCGCCCAAAGACGCTAAGTTGATGGACCAGCAAATCGAACAAGTGATTGCTGAGTTGGCGAAAAATATCACGCAAGAGGAAGTGGACACCGCGGCAAAACAGCTCAGTGTTGACTTAAGATCACTGGACAGCGATCCACGCTTTCGTAACGGATTCTATACCCGTTATTTGATTAACCACTACGGGATTGATGCCCTGCTGAACTATAAGCAAACCGCACAAAGCGTCACGCTGGAAGAGGTTCAACAAAGAGCGAAGAATACTTTTGGCGAAGGTACGAAACGAATGACGTTGTTGTTGGAGCCTAAATAG
- the yghU gene encoding glutathione-dependent disulfide-bond oxidoreductase, producing the protein MANTYTPPAVWTMNEENGGQWASINRPDSGARFERELPVGSHPLQLYSMGTPNGQKVTIMLEELLALGVKEAEYDAHIIKIGDADQFSSGFVAVNPNSKIPALVDRSAAEPINVFESGHILVYLAEKFGKLLPTDLAARTQVMNWLFWLQGSAPYLGGGFGHFYAYAPEKFEYPINRFTMEAKRQLDVLDKQLAKHRYLGGDEYSIADIAVWPWYGNLVLGKLYNAAEFLDVASYQNVVRWAKDIEQRDAVKRGRIVNKTWGESWEMVEERHSASDIDQALATQP; encoded by the coding sequence ATGGCAAATACCTATACTCCTCCAGCAGTCTGGACCATGAATGAAGAAAACGGCGGTCAGTGGGCGAGCATCAACCGTCCAGATTCGGGTGCGAGATTTGAACGCGAGCTGCCAGTTGGCTCACACCCACTCCAGCTTTACTCTATGGGTACACCCAATGGTCAGAAGGTGACCATCATGCTGGAGGAGTTGTTGGCTCTTGGCGTGAAAGAAGCCGAATACGATGCGCACATCATCAAAATTGGCGATGCGGATCAGTTTTCGTCGGGCTTTGTCGCGGTGAATCCCAACTCAAAAATTCCCGCCTTGGTTGACCGCTCCGCAGCTGAGCCAATCAATGTGTTTGAATCGGGCCATATTCTGGTTTATCTCGCCGAGAAGTTTGGCAAGTTGTTGCCTACAGATTTAGCGGCGCGTACTCAAGTCATGAACTGGCTATTCTGGCTGCAAGGTTCAGCGCCTTATCTTGGGGGCGGTTTTGGCCATTTCTACGCTTATGCGCCAGAGAAGTTTGAATACCCGATTAACCGCTTCACCATGGAAGCCAAGCGTCAATTAGACGTGCTGGATAAGCAATTGGCGAAACATCGTTACCTCGGTGGCGATGAATATTCGATTGCTGACATTGCCGTTTGGCCTTGGTATGGCAACCTTGTGCTGGGCAAACTGTACAATGCGGCTGAGTTTTTAGACGTGGCGAGCTACCAAAACGTGGTGCGTTGGGCGAAAGACATTGAACAACGTGACGCAGTAAAACGTGGCCGTATCGTCAATAAAACCTGGGGCGAATCGTGGGAGATGGTGGAAGAGCGCCACAGCGCCAGTGACATCGACCAAGCACTCGCAACGCAACCTTAA
- a CDS encoding VOC family protein, whose amino-acid sequence MKMNHVGIMVGDMDKAVEFYTHALGLKIVMNNTKVVEERESAIGRMCIAVFGEGFKGFNIAHLVTTDGIGVELFEMKERQERHVVDFSRLGIFHFCLQTDDFEGVIKRTEEFGGKVRMDIMRYHPEDDSKPAKMVYLEDPFGNLFELYSHTYEETYASDYE is encoded by the coding sequence ATGAAAATGAATCACGTAGGCATCATGGTCGGCGACATGGACAAAGCGGTAGAATTTTACACCCATGCACTTGGCCTAAAAATCGTCATGAACAACACCAAAGTGGTGGAAGAACGTGAAAGCGCCATCGGTAGAATGTGTATTGCAGTATTTGGCGAAGGCTTTAAGGGCTTTAACATCGCCCACCTCGTCACTACCGACGGCATTGGCGTTGAACTGTTTGAAATGAAAGAGCGCCAAGAGCGTCACGTTGTGGACTTCTCTCGCCTTGGTATCTTCCACTTCTGTCTACAAACCGACGATTTTGAAGGCGTCATTAAACGCACAGAAGAGTTTGGCGGCAAAGTGCGTATGGACATCATGCGTTACCACCCAGAAGACGACAGCAAGCCTGCGAAGATGGTCTACCTAGAAGACCCATTTGGTAACTTGTTTGAGCTTTACTCGCACACCTACGAAGAAACCTACGCCTCAGATTACGAGTAA
- a CDS encoding Na/Pi cotransporter family protein has protein sequence MMILSRFFAFLRSALFVLALFPSFPILADTGAQEIDYLPMTVGLLGGLAIFLYGMEKMSDALKRAAGNKMKQWLAKLTTNRVAGVLTGTGITAIIQSSSVTTVLLVGFISAGLMSLPQAVGVIMGANIGTTVTAQIIAFKVTKAALVMVAIGFMMFFTSKKETTQHYGNMLFGLGLIFLGMNLMSEAMAPLRSYQPFIDLMAHMDNLLLAILIAAAFTALVQSSSATTGIVIVLAGQGFIPLDTGIALAMGANIGTCVTAVLASIGKPREAVQAAAIHIIFNVMGVVIWLPLIGILSELAMFISPLHPELVGAERMAAELPRQIANANTLFNMLNTLIMLPFASVFVWLVRKLLPHTSTEKSEASIQTKYINDAFLPTPDIALDQAQLELGRVGRRVCNMLNMLPPLAPECKDANETSLVRESLNQIELIEEEVDQLHSTILSYLGRLRREPLSDAQSARQIKLISITDQLESIADLVVNSLLPLAYKALNDDIVVSPQMRTTLDTVQDKVNRTLLDCVNAIRRDDPATAQLVLNAKRELNSLIDAVLAHQAQRLSEEQPNRLRIFRYEMEWVETLKRIYTLTKRISKLQLRQRDISTPTQG, from the coding sequence ATGATGATTTTGAGCCGTTTTTTTGCCTTTCTGCGCTCAGCACTGTTTGTGCTGGCTTTATTCCCATCCTTCCCTATTTTGGCCGACACTGGCGCGCAAGAAATCGACTATCTGCCCATGACGGTCGGGCTTTTAGGTGGGCTGGCGATTTTCCTCTACGGCATGGAAAAAATGTCGGATGCGCTTAAACGTGCCGCAGGCAATAAGATGAAACAGTGGCTGGCTAAACTGACCACCAACCGCGTTGCAGGGGTACTGACGGGCACGGGCATTACGGCGATCATTCAATCCTCGTCGGTCACTACGGTGCTGCTGGTCGGTTTTATTTCTGCGGGATTAATGTCGCTACCGCAAGCGGTCGGTGTCATCATGGGGGCCAACATCGGCACCACGGTCACCGCGCAAATCATTGCCTTCAAAGTCACTAAGGCGGCATTAGTGATGGTCGCAATTGGTTTTATGATGTTTTTCACTTCGAAAAAGGAAACCACCCAACACTACGGCAACATGTTGTTTGGCCTCGGTTTGATCTTTCTTGGGATGAACTTGATGAGCGAAGCGATGGCGCCGCTGCGAAGCTATCAGCCGTTTATTGATTTGATGGCGCACATGGATAACTTGTTGCTGGCAATCCTTATTGCCGCTGCCTTTACGGCTTTGGTCCAATCCTCATCTGCCACCACAGGGATTGTGATTGTGCTTGCTGGCCAAGGTTTTATTCCACTCGATACTGGGATTGCACTGGCAATGGGGGCCAATATCGGTACTTGCGTCACTGCCGTGTTGGCTTCGATTGGAAAACCAAGAGAAGCGGTACAAGCGGCGGCCATCCACATTATTTTTAATGTCATGGGTGTGGTTATTTGGCTGCCACTCATCGGGATATTAAGTGAACTTGCGATGTTTATCTCACCCCTGCATCCTGAGCTCGTGGGTGCTGAGCGAATGGCCGCCGAGTTACCTCGCCAGATCGCCAATGCCAACACTCTGTTTAATATGTTAAACACCTTGATCATGCTTCCGTTTGCCAGCGTGTTTGTATGGCTGGTTCGAAAACTCTTGCCCCATACGTCAACAGAAAAAAGCGAAGCCTCAATTCAAACCAAGTACATCAACGATGCCTTTTTGCCAACGCCCGATATCGCGTTAGATCAAGCGCAACTCGAGCTCGGCCGAGTTGGCAGAAGGGTGTGTAATATGCTCAACATGCTGCCCCCTCTCGCGCCAGAATGTAAAGATGCCAACGAAACAAGCTTAGTTCGTGAAAGCCTTAACCAGATCGAATTGATTGAAGAAGAAGTTGATCAACTGCACAGCACCATTCTGTCTTATTTGGGTCGCTTGCGCCGCGAGCCGCTCTCCGATGCGCAAAGCGCGCGACAAATCAAACTGATCAGCATCACCGATCAATTGGAAAGCATCGCTGATTTGGTGGTGAACTCCTTACTCCCGTTGGCTTACAAGGCGCTCAACGACGATATTGTGGTCAGCCCACAAATGCGCACCACCTTGGATACGGTGCAAGACAAAGTGAACCGAACCTTGCTCGATTGCGTCAACGCGATTCGCCGCGATGACCCCGCTACCGCTCAGCTAGTCTTGAATGCCAAACGCGAGCTGAACTCGCTGATTGATGCGGTGTTGGCGCACCAAGCGCAACGTTTATCGGAAGAGCAGCCCAACCGCCTGCGGATTTTCCGTTATGAAATGGAATGGGTGGAAACACTCAAACGCATTTATACCCTTACTAAACGCATTTCTAAACTGCAATTGCGTCAGCGTGATATTTCAACCCCGACGCAAGGTTAG
- a CDS encoding substrate-binding periplasmic protein, translated as MRFGLLLLLCGFIYPSLATTEIIMGYRTTEKMPYIHAEPSDDGFYFELYDEAAKRIGAKLKVVRLPKLRVLLALEAGEIDFYPGFAFDLERVKYAYWVPNGTYQRDVAVTLKGRPLMTQATSLDGFTQLVALGNPDYLVGRDTSKMNQFTVSELDVGRAMTFLRRGRADFYVYEEDTLRYYLKTEGLNDMMIHPQFVDRSTPSWAGFSRNSALFQGQENPAYDPNLPLAWNNMPMELVPGSVIDEFRQALHQMEMEGWTQALYRKYFE; from the coding sequence ATGCGCTTTGGATTGTTGCTGCTTTTATGTGGATTTATCTATCCCAGCTTGGCCACGACAGAGATCATCATGGGCTACCGCACGACGGAAAAAATGCCCTACATTCATGCGGAGCCCAGTGATGATGGTTTCTACTTCGAGCTGTATGATGAGGCCGCCAAGCGGATTGGTGCAAAGCTCAAAGTGGTGCGTTTGCCCAAGCTGAGAGTATTGTTGGCGTTAGAAGCGGGCGAGATCGATTTCTACCCCGGTTTCGCTTTTGATTTGGAACGCGTGAAATACGCTTATTGGGTACCCAATGGCACTTATCAACGTGACGTGGCGGTCACGCTCAAGGGACGGCCACTCATGACGCAGGCAACCAGCCTTGACGGGTTCACGCAACTGGTGGCGCTGGGAAATCCTGATTACCTTGTGGGTCGCGATACCTCGAAAATGAATCAGTTTACGGTTTCTGAACTAGACGTAGGACGAGCCATGACCTTTTTACGTCGTGGACGAGCGGACTTCTATGTCTATGAGGAAGACACTTTACGTTACTACCTCAAAACGGAGGGCCTAAACGATATGATGATTCACCCTCAGTTTGTTGATCGCAGCACACCCTCTTGGGCAGGTTTTAGCCGTAACTCGGCTTTGTTTCAAGGCCAAGAGAATCCGGCCTATGACCCCAACTTACCTTTAGCTTGGAACAACATGCCGATGGAGTTAGTGCCCGGTTCGGTGATTGATGAGTTCCGGCAAGCTCTTCATCAAATGGAAATGGAAGGCTGGACCCAAGCCTTGTACCGTAAGTATTTTGAGTGA
- a CDS encoding HD-GYP domain-containing protein encodes MEAIKPAMHEPFCVDLKHALIWVARALDYVGMDDLHHNHRVAYTAYECAKLLGWEKKKQEFSFLAGLIHDCGVSQTAEHSHLISDMLPSESEQHCRVGFQALEQCDMLAQFANIILYHHTDWLHLQHAPISPYEKDVAALIYLADRLDFLRAKYLSHTQPDLITLYKKAISEELYFYRGTLFCPTFVDALVTLIHRDGFWFAMDSTHIETVPFSFSQLKWLHQDLSISALIQLGRFIAGIVDAKSPFTYQHSLKVAELSEYLALQMGLPKSTSKLIYVAGLVHDIGKLRTPDSILHKEGPLSEIEYIHIKRHTVDTAVALNMIFPHSNIAQWAANHHERLDGSGYPYNKSAEQLDLPSRIIAIADVFQALSQNRPYRSKLSPQEITDIMWPMVEQNQLDGDVYAKLEQNLNHCYAMSTALSLKVSEGETSVDEASSLVYSQ; translated from the coding sequence ATGGAAGCGATCAAACCTGCAATGCATGAACCGTTTTGCGTGGATCTCAAACACGCGTTGATCTGGGTGGCACGTGCCTTAGATTATGTCGGCATGGACGATCTTCACCACAACCATAGAGTCGCTTACACCGCGTATGAGTGTGCAAAACTGCTTGGTTGGGAGAAAAAGAAACAAGAATTCAGCTTCTTAGCGGGCTTAATTCACGACTGTGGCGTCTCCCAGACGGCAGAACATTCGCATCTCATCAGCGACATGCTCCCCAGCGAAAGCGAGCAGCACTGCCGAGTGGGTTTTCAAGCCCTCGAACAATGCGATATGCTGGCGCAGTTTGCCAACATCATTCTCTATCACCATACCGATTGGCTCCATTTGCAGCACGCGCCAATCAGCCCCTATGAGAAAGATGTCGCCGCGCTCATTTACTTAGCCGACCGGCTAGACTTCTTGCGAGCCAAATACTTAAGTCATACCCAACCAGATCTCATCACCTTGTACAAAAAGGCGATCAGTGAGGAACTGTATTTTTACCGTGGCACACTCTTCTGCCCGACCTTTGTTGACGCGTTAGTCACACTGATCCACCGAGATGGTTTTTGGTTTGCGATGGACTCAACCCATATCGAAACCGTCCCGTTCTCTTTTAGCCAATTGAAATGGTTACATCAAGATCTGTCGATTTCCGCTCTGATTCAACTGGGCCGTTTTATTGCTGGCATCGTCGATGCGAAAAGCCCGTTTACGTACCAACACTCCTTAAAAGTGGCCGAGTTAAGTGAGTACTTAGCCCTGCAAATGGGCCTTCCCAAATCCACCAGCAAGCTGATTTACGTTGCAGGTTTGGTGCACGACATTGGCAAGTTGAGAACGCCCGATAGCATCTTGCACAAAGAAGGGCCACTGAGTGAGATCGAATACATCCACATTAAGCGTCATACCGTTGATACCGCCGTCGCACTCAATATGATTTTCCCTCATTCCAATATCGCCCAGTGGGCGGCCAATCATCATGAAAGGCTCGATGGCAGTGGCTACCCGTACAACAAGAGCGCTGAACAACTTGATTTGCCATCACGCATCATTGCGATTGCCGATGTTTTCCAAGCCCTGTCGCAAAACCGTCCCTATCGAAGCAAGTTGTCGCCACAAGAGATCACCGACATCATGTGGCCAATGGTGGAACAAAACCAATTGGATGGCGATGTGTACGCAAAACTCGAGCAGAACTTAAACCACTGCTATGCCATGAGTACGGCGCTGTCGTTGAAGGTCTCTGAGGGAGAAACATCGGTTGATGAAGCGAGCTCACTCGTATATTCGCAATAA
- a CDS encoding NAD-dependent succinate-semialdehyde dehydrogenase, with protein MNSLFRQQCYLLGEWRSAPQTMTITNPFNDEVIGTVPNMGEKETQEVIAGADKAFQQFKALTAQERANLLHRWHQLILEHSDELAHIMTLEQGKPLAEAKGEVLYAASFIEWFAEEARRAYGTLVPSHKANAKILVTKEPIGVVAAITPWNFPAAMITRKCGPAFAAGCPVILKPAPDTPFTALALAVLAEKAGFPAGVFNVITGDAVAIGGELTSNKRVRKLSFTGSTPVGKLLMRQSADNIKKLSLELGGNAPFIVFEDADLDAAVEGAMIAKFRNAGQTCVCANRLYVQRSVYSEFCQKLVAKVSALKVGNGFDQGVHIGPLINDAAVAKVVQHVEDAQSKGAQIECGQLPTAGSRLVQPLVLSGVTDEMLVAQEETFGPMAPLFVFDSEEEVLERANNTDFGLAAYFYTQSLSRAWRVSEALEAGIVGINEGLISTTVAPFGGVKESGLGREGSFLGMDDYMESKYILMGL; from the coding sequence ATGAATTCATTATTCAGGCAGCAATGTTATCTGCTCGGTGAATGGCGCAGCGCGCCGCAAACCATGACCATTACCAATCCTTTTAACGACGAAGTGATTGGTACGGTGCCGAATATGGGGGAAAAGGAGACCCAAGAGGTGATCGCGGGTGCAGACAAAGCGTTTCAGCAGTTTAAAGCACTCACGGCACAAGAACGGGCCAATCTACTGCATCGTTGGCATCAGTTGATCCTAGAACACAGCGATGAGTTGGCCCACATCATGACGTTAGAACAAGGTAAGCCATTGGCAGAAGCGAAGGGAGAAGTGCTTTATGCCGCCAGTTTTATTGAATGGTTTGCCGAAGAGGCACGCAGAGCCTATGGCACGCTCGTGCCGAGCCATAAAGCAAACGCCAAGATTTTGGTGACCAAAGAGCCGATCGGCGTGGTGGCTGCGATTACGCCTTGGAACTTCCCCGCGGCGATGATCACCCGCAAATGCGGCCCAGCGTTTGCAGCAGGTTGCCCGGTGATTTTAAAACCCGCGCCGGATACACCTTTCACCGCACTTGCACTGGCTGTGCTGGCAGAAAAAGCGGGTTTTCCTGCTGGGGTATTTAACGTGATCACCGGCGATGCGGTCGCGATTGGTGGCGAACTAACGAGTAACAAGCGCGTTCGTAAATTATCGTTCACGGGCTCAACGCCGGTAGGAAAACTGCTGATGCGTCAATCGGCAGACAACATCAAAAAGCTCTCTCTTGAACTGGGTGGCAATGCCCCGTTTATCGTCTTTGAAGATGCCGATTTGGATGCCGCCGTTGAAGGGGCAATGATCGCCAAATTCCGCAATGCTGGGCAAACTTGCGTCTGTGCAAACCGCCTTTATGTTCAGCGCTCGGTTTATTCTGAATTTTGTCAAAAACTGGTGGCGAAAGTCTCGGCGCTTAAAGTGGGCAACGGCTTTGACCAAGGCGTGCATATTGGCCCGTTAATCAACGATGCCGCAGTCGCTAAGGTGGTGCAACACGTCGAAGACGCCCAAAGCAAAGGGGCGCAAATTGAATGTGGTCAACTACCCACGGCAGGCAGTCGACTTGTGCAGCCTTTGGTGCTCAGTGGCGTGACGGATGAGATGCTGGTGGCGCAGGAAGAAACCTTTGGCCCAATGGCGCCACTATTTGTCTTTGATAGCGAAGAGGAAGTGCTGGAGCGTGCCAACAACACCGATTTTGGCCTTGCCGCGTACTTCTATACACAATCACTCTCACGAGCTTGGCGCGTGTCGGAAGCGCTTGAAGCGGGCATTGTCGGTATCAATGAAGGATTGATTTCCACCACGGTTGCGCCGTTTGGTGGCGTGAAAGAATCGGGCTTAGGGAGAGAAGGTTCATTCCTTGGCATGGATGATTACATGGAAAGTAAGTACATCCTGATGGGGTTATAA